TTATCCATATAACAGAGCCTTCCACTATTAAGCAGTTATTGATGGAGGCAATTATAATAACAGCATACAGGCAATTATGATGGTCTTATACAGGCAGAATTAACAGGCAGGCTTAAAAATGAAAAGTAAAAGGAAAGGAAAAAACAGACTGAAGCCCCTTAAAAAATAATGCCTGAAGAAGCTGTTATTTCAGCATCCTAGCAGCATCCTTTGCAAAGTAGGTGATGATGAAATCCGCACCTGCCCTTTTTATGGAGATAAGGGACTCGTAAATAGCCTTTTTCTCATCAATCCAGCCGCTGGCTGCTGCGGCTTTGATCATGGAATATTCCCCGCTCACATTGTATGCGGCTGTTGGCATGCCGAACTCGCTCTTGACCCTGTACACGATATCAAGATACGGAAGCCCGGGCTTCACCATAAGAATATCCGCACCTTCTGCCACATCAAGGGCTACTTCCCTGAGAGCTTCGTCACTGTTTGCAGGGTCCATCTGATAGGTTGAACGGTCCCCGAAGGAATAACCGGATTCTGCAGCTTCTCTGAAAGGACCGTAGAAACAGGAATGATATTTTGCGGCATAGGACATAATAGGAATATTCTCAAACCCGCTTGCGTCAAGAGCCATACGGATTGCACCTACCATCCCGTCCATCATTCCTGAAGGAGCTACCATATCTGCTCCGGCTCTTGCGTGGCTGACAGCAATTTTTCCCAGGACTTCCAGGGTGGGGTCATTCAGGACTTCCTGAGTTTCAAAGTCGACTATTCCGCAGTGGCCGTGGCTTGTGAATTCGCACATGCAGATATCCGTGATCACAACAAGCCTGTTTCCAAGTTCGGCTTTGATTCTCCTAACAGCTTCCTGAACCACGTCGTTTTCCCCGCAGGAAGTGCTGCCCTCGGCATCTTTGAATGCAGGGACTCCGAAAAGGATCACTGCCGGAATCCCGAGGTCTGCAATCTCTTTTGCCTCTTTTGCAACCTCAGAAAGGGGAAAATTGTATATTCCCGGCATGGAAGAGATCTCAACAGGGGAATCAATATTCTCATTCACAAAAATGGGCATAACCAGGTCGTCCACGGATAAGGTGGTCTCACGCACAAGGTCCCTGATCTTCCCTTTTCTCAACC
This window of the Methanosarcina mazei S-6 genome carries:
- the hemB gene encoding porphobilinogen synthase; protein product: MFPEIRLRRLRKGKIRDLVRETTLSVDDLVMPIFVNENIDSPVEISSMPGIYNFPLSEVAKEAKEIADLGIPAVILFGVPAFKDAEGSTSCGENDVVQEAVRRIKAELGNRLVVITDICMCEFTSHGHCGIVDFETQEVLNDPTLEVLGKIAVSHARAGADMVAPSGMMDGMVGAIRMALDASGFENIPIMSYAAKYHSCFYGPFREAAESGYSFGDRSTYQMDPANSDEALREVALDVAEGADILMVKPGLPYLDIVYRVKSEFGMPTAAYNVSGEYSMIKAAAASGWIDEKKAIYESLISIKRAGADFIITYFAKDAARMLK